The genomic interval ccagggttaggtttgaacccgccacctccgacatagtgggaccggcgccctactccttgagccataggcaccgcccactgcagtgttattttacagatgatacaAATGAGGGAGGTTAAACACCTTGCCCAAGGATATATGTCTTAAGAGTGAGTGCAAGTCTTTTAACTCAGGCAGTATAGCTCAAGTCTGTAGTCTTACCCGGACTCTAGCATTAACGCAGAGTGTGGCCCTCAGATTAGCACTGTGCTATAGAGACTAGAAATCAGGAGTAAGCATTTGAAACAGTGCTTTTGGGTATTGAACATGTAAGGTGAACCCATGTGTTGTGAGCTTTCCAGAGTACTGATTATGATAGAATGTCCACGTTATCTACTGGCCTGGTGTCCTTGTCTCCACAGCCACCAAAACTCTCAACAGAGGAATCTCTGAGTTCATTGTGATGGCTGCAGATGCTGAGCCACTGGAGATCATTCTGCACCTCCCACTGCTGTGTGAAGACAAGAATGTGCCCTACGTGTTTGTGCGCTCCAAGCAGGCCTTAGGGCGGGCCTGTGGGGTCTCCAGGCCTGTCATTGCATGTTCTGTCACTATCAAAGAAGGCTCACAGCTGAAGCAGCAGATCCAGTCCATTCAGCAGTCTATTGAAAGGCTCTTAGTCTAAACCGGTGTGACCTCTGCCACACTCGCCCTGCTGACCCCTCCCCCTGAGCTTGTGTATCATATTGTCTGTGTTAGCATGTAGTATTTTCAGCTACTTTCTATTGTTATAAAATATTGTACTAaatctggtttggggatttttgtattatttttcttttttacagggttgtctcccccctcccttctaaaaacCCCTTTACCATCTCACTTCCTTTATCCTTTTATCCTCCCTTTTCAAAAATGAACTGATGCTCTGAACAGATGGAAACAGTGGTAGCACCATTCAAAAGCATGAAGAGCCAGGAGAAACCTGGTGGAGCCAGGACAGGGATGGTTCCCTCGTTGGTCTGCTAACTTCCTACCATGTGCAGGATATGATGGAAGTCAACAGCATCCATTTTTCATATACCTTGTGCCTGACATACAGCATCATTCATATATGTTAAAATGATGAGGAGCTTTCCTCTGTTCTTAGAGGGATTATGTATTATTTGGAGAGGAGGCATGTGCTCTGtgaggttagacttatgtccAAAT from Nycticebus coucang isolate mNycCou1 chromosome 3, mNycCou1.pri, whole genome shotgun sequence carries:
- the SNU13 gene encoding NHP2-like protein 1, whose product is MTEADVNPKAYPLADAHLTKKLLDLIQQSCNYKQLRKGANEATKTLNRGISEFIVMAADAEPLEIILHLPLLCEDKNVPYVFVRSKQALGRACGVSRPVIACSVTIKEGSQLKQQIQSIQQSIERLLV